One segment of Paenibacillus sp. FSL R7-0337 DNA contains the following:
- a CDS encoding helix-turn-helix domain-containing protein, whose translation MNVLIVDDQLSVLNGMMSGINFSALGIHNVYTATNAADAKEIIKENKIHILLSDIEMPGENGLTLNKWVHEYDAAMLRILLTSHASFKYAQQSIKLGCFDYIIQPAPYHEIEDAMIRAISKIMSDRQQAHTYKAELLSNVVINLFSSNPANKHQSIEALNQLGYPIHSHSFIQSFIIDIYPYSKTASHTMSDMHIFGKLLDCANQHLLVPGLRALVCINRYKQFVILLFSNNDSIYTVSTEACRSFYEGICTEMGFQISSYVTAIDTLENIHATTYACHVLVQNNVAKRAGLYFSESDVINDEAASLSASIVKWTRLLDSGQFESVHENILSFINYNATIGKFNLKSLCDFHQSLTKILFVFSHKRNIDIMSLFTELYNYHDYMSSFKDIDCLKEGISFIIKAISTASEDEGSKDNIQRAIDYILNNISSDISVKDVADHVHFTPEYFSKLFKKEMGENVKNYILRIKVDAAKDLLENPNIPVNIVAAELGYSNFSHFTQMFKKHEKLTPTEYRKQKLHA comes from the coding sequence ATGAATGTCTTAATCGTTGATGATCAGCTGTCGGTGCTGAATGGGATGATGAGCGGAATCAACTTTAGCGCCCTCGGAATCCACAATGTATATACAGCCACCAATGCAGCGGATGCCAAAGAGATCATAAAGGAGAACAAAATTCATATCCTGCTGTCCGATATCGAAATGCCTGGAGAGAATGGCCTGACTTTGAACAAGTGGGTACATGAATATGATGCGGCGATGCTGAGAATTCTGCTTACCTCCCATGCGTCGTTCAAGTATGCCCAGCAGAGCATTAAGCTCGGCTGCTTCGATTACATTATTCAACCGGCACCTTATCATGAAATTGAAGATGCTATGATCAGAGCTATCTCCAAGATCATGTCGGACCGGCAGCAAGCCCACACCTATAAGGCTGAATTGCTGAGCAATGTGGTTATCAACCTGTTCTCGTCCAATCCGGCGAATAAACATCAGTCCATTGAAGCGCTCAACCAGCTCGGATATCCGATTCATAGCCATTCGTTCATTCAATCCTTTATCATAGATATTTATCCTTATTCCAAGACGGCTTCCCACACGATGTCCGATATGCATATTTTCGGCAAGCTGCTTGATTGCGCTAACCAGCATCTTCTTGTACCTGGCCTTCGTGCTCTAGTATGTATCAACAGATATAAGCAATTTGTGATTCTGCTGTTCTCTAATAACGATTCCATTTATACGGTTAGCACGGAAGCCTGCAGATCATTCTACGAAGGTATTTGTACAGAAATGGGTTTTCAGATTTCCAGCTATGTAACCGCTATCGATACCCTTGAGAACATTCATGCTACCACCTACGCATGCCATGTTCTGGTACAGAATAATGTAGCTAAGAGAGCCGGATTGTACTTCTCTGAAAGCGATGTCATTAATGATGAGGCGGCAAGCCTCTCCGCAAGCATTGTCAAGTGGACCCGGCTGCTGGACAGCGGCCAATTTGAATCCGTGCATGAGAATATTTTGTCCTTTATCAATTACAATGCAACGATCGGCAAATTTAATCTCAAAAGCTTATGCGACTTCCACCAATCCTTAACCAAAATTCTTTTTGTGTTCTCGCACAAACGGAATATTGACATCATGAGCTTGTTTACGGAATTATACAACTATCATGATTATATGAGTAGCTTCAAAGACATTGACTGCCTAAAAGAGGGCATCTCATTTATCATTAAGGCTATATCCACTGCCTCTGAGGATGAAGGCTCCAAGGATAATATCCAGCGCGCGATTGATTATATACTGAATAATATCTCTAGTGATATTTCCGTTAAGGATGTCGCGGACCATGTACATTTCACTCCTGAATATTTCTCCAAGTTATTCAAAAAGGAAATGGGCGAAAACGTTAAGAATTATATCCTTAGAATTAAGGTAGATGCTGCTAAGGATTTATTGGAGAACCCTAACATCCCGGTCAATATAGTGGCGGCAGAGCTTGGGTACAGCAATTTTTCCCATTTCACACAAATGTTCAAAAAACATGAAAAGCTCACCCCCACAGAATATAGAAAACAGAAGCTGCATGCGTAA
- a CDS encoding HSP90 family protein — MENQNRDTYRFQVNLSGMINILSNHLYSSPKVFLRELLQNGIDAITARQAYSPVGYEGKIHVEVSGTSTGATLLVEDNGIGLDEAEIHEFLAMIGQSSKRGEDFLSTNTSFIGRFGIGLLSCFMVSNDIVMVTQSAKGGPALEWRGKPDGTYTIRKLDGAHAPGTKVFLRCKEGSEAYFEEENLREGLFHYGALLPYPIQLVSDRNTRLINPLSPPWIKDPQLARKHRDEVLAFGKQVLGETFRDFIPLHTASGRTGGIAFILPHAVNLNAKRNHRVYLKHMLVSEAASNILPDWAFFVKCLIWTDELQPTASREHFYENAQLEQVREELGNAIRQELMRMAEYDPDRLQSIISLHALSMKALAVEDSSFYSIIHEWLPFESTYGRKTLGELKQQPPLYFTATLDEYRQITHVASAQSMLVVNGGYIYDAELLSQLPLIDPEVQTERLLPEEVSLSFTDITPQERLDYYESVRLADSVLQKFRCQVQLRRFKPEEIPVLYTLSEESAQWRVLEATKEVSTDALSSVLGSLGASLKDTAYATLYFNLNNPVIEKVFHQGNQATLPSIVEMLYCNALLMGHYPMNRQEIALLNQGIIQFIDWGLTASRSAEGEK; from the coding sequence ATGGAGAACCAAAACCGGGATACGTACCGCTTTCAGGTGAACTTAAGCGGGATGATCAACATTTTGTCTAACCATTTGTATAGCAGCCCGAAGGTATTCTTAAGAGAGCTGCTGCAGAACGGCATAGACGCGATTACTGCACGTCAGGCATATTCCCCAGTAGGCTACGAAGGTAAGATCCATGTCGAGGTAAGCGGAACCTCCACGGGGGCAACCTTATTAGTAGAGGATAACGGGATCGGGTTAGATGAGGCAGAAATTCATGAGTTTCTGGCCATGATTGGACAATCCTCCAAGCGGGGCGAAGATTTCCTGTCGACCAATACCTCCTTTATCGGTCGGTTTGGCATCGGGCTGTTGTCCTGCTTCATGGTGAGTAACGATATCGTAATGGTTACCCAATCGGCCAAGGGCGGACCTGCCCTGGAATGGCGCGGGAAGCCGGACGGCACTTATACGATCCGTAAGCTCGATGGGGCACATGCCCCCGGCACCAAGGTTTTTTTGCGTTGCAAGGAAGGGTCGGAAGCTTACTTCGAAGAAGAGAACCTGCGGGAAGGTCTATTCCATTACGGCGCTCTGCTGCCTTACCCGATCCAACTGGTGTCAGACCGCAACACCCGCCTGATTAATCCGCTGAGCCCGCCGTGGATCAAAGATCCGCAGCTGGCCCGGAAGCATCGTGACGAGGTACTGGCCTTCGGCAAGCAGGTGCTGGGAGAGACATTCCGTGATTTCATTCCCCTGCACACCGCTTCGGGCCGGACAGGAGGCATCGCCTTCATTCTGCCACATGCGGTGAATCTGAACGCCAAGCGCAATCACCGGGTATACCTGAAGCACATGCTGGTCTCCGAAGCTGCCAGCAATATCCTGCCGGACTGGGCGTTCTTCGTGAAATGTCTGATCTGGACCGATGAGCTGCAGCCCACCGCTTCCAGGGAGCATTTCTATGAGAATGCTCAGCTGGAGCAAGTGCGGGAAGAGCTGGGAAATGCCATTCGTCAGGAATTGATGCGGATGGCCGAGTATGACCCGGACCGCCTGCAATCGATCATTTCACTGCACGCCTTATCGATGAAGGCACTCGCGGTGGAAGATTCGTCATTCTATTCTATCATTCATGAGTGGCTGCCGTTTGAGAGCACGTATGGCAGAAAGACGCTTGGCGAGCTGAAGCAGCAGCCTCCCCTGTACTTCACGGCGACGCTGGACGAATACCGCCAGATTACCCACGTGGCTTCGGCCCAATCCATGCTGGTGGTGAATGGCGGGTATATCTATGATGCCGAGCTGCTGTCCCAGCTTCCGCTTATTGACCCGGAGGTGCAGACGGAACGGCTGCTGCCGGAAGAGGTGTCCTTATCCTTCACCGATATTACGCCTCAAGAGCGGCTGGATTACTATGAATCTGTAAGACTCGCAGACAGTGTCCTGCAGAAGTTCCGCTGCCAGGTGCAGCTGCGCCGCTTCAAGCCGGAGGAGATTCCGGTGCTCTACACACTGTCCGAGGAATCCGCCCAGTGGCGTGTACTTGAGGCAACGAAGGAAGTGAGCACCGACGCTCTTTCCTCCGTGCTAGGCAGCCTGGGCGCTTCGCTTAAGGATACGGCATACGCTACACTTTACTTTAACCTGAACAATCCCGTCATTGAGAAGGTATTCCATCAGGGGAATCAGGCTACGCTGCCTTCTATTGTCGAGATGCTGTACTGCAATGCGCTATTGATGGGACATTATCCAATGAACCGCCAGGAGATCGCGCTCCTGAACCAAGGCATTATTCAATTTATTGATTGGGGATTGACGGCCAGTCGATCCGCAGAAGGAGAGAAATAA